The Armatimonadota bacterium genome contains the following window.
TTCGACCTCCAGCCCCAGCATCGTCAGCCGCCGCCCGACCTCATCGGGCGGCGCCTCCACCGGGACGAAGTCCTTGAGCCAACTGTAGGGAACCTTCATCGTCTGTCCTCACAATGATCTGTCATTGTGCGCGCGGTCGTGCGCACGTCATTCCGAGGCCCTCGCCAGCATGTCATTCCGAGGCGCCGCCGACGAATCTTCCCCCGGCGCGAGATTCTTCGCCCCGACACGTCGGGGCTCTGAATGACAAGCGCATTCCTCGTTCGCCGTCAGCTCCAATCCGCGCGGCCGGCGCGCCGGGGCCTTGCGATTGCCGTTGCGCGGAGATTCTTCGCTCGCTGCGCTCACTCTGAATGACAAGGACCCAACCCCCGCTCTGTCATTCCGAGCGTAGCGAGGAATCTCGCTCCGGACCCCACTCCTACCGGGCGTCGTCGTCGGTGACCCCGCGTGCGCCGACACACGCGGCCTGCGGCGAGGCCTCCTCCTCATACCATCCCTCGCTCAGGTCGGCCCACGAGGGATTGCTCGATGCTATCAGCGCTATCTTCCTCGCCCGCGACCAGCCCTTGATCTGCTTCTCACGCGCGATCGCGGAGCTGACATCCCCGGTCGCCTCGTAGTGCACCAGCCGCGTGACGTTGTATGCCTTCGTAAAGCCGGGCACGAGCCCACGCTTGTGCTCGTAGACCCGACGCAGCAGATTGCCCGTGACTCCCGTGTAGAGCACGCGCGAACGGCTCGCCATGATGTAGACACAGTACTGCCTGGTCATCGCTGTCGGCCTCCCCCTGCGCTTGGCCGAGCGAGATTCTTCGCTCGCCCGCGCTCGCTCTGAATGACGAGGGGCGGCCCCTGCCCTGTCATCCCGAGCCCCCAACACTGTCATTCCGAGGTGCAGCCGAGGAATCTCCCCCGGCGCGAGATTCTTCGCTTGCCCGCGCTCGCTCTGAATGACAGGACCCGGCCCTCAGAACTGCTCCAGAAAGCGCATGTCGTTGTCCACCAGCAGGCGGATGTCGTCAATCCCATAGCGGCGCATGGCGATGCGGTCCACGCCCAAGCCGAACGCCCAGCCGCTGACCTGCTCGGGGTCGTAGCCGCAGGTGCGCAGGACATTGGGGTGGATCATCCCGCAGCCGCCGATCTCCAGCCACCCCGTGTGCTTGCATACCGCGCAGCCGGCGCCCGCGCACAACCCGCAGGTTACCGAGTAGTCGGCGCTGGGCTCGGTGAAGGGGAAGAAGTCGGCGCGGAACTGGATGTCGGTGTCGGCCCCGAAGAGCTCGCGCACGAACAGGGCGAGCGTACCCTTGAGATCCGCGAAGGTGATGTCGCGGTCTACCGCGTAACCCTCCAACTGGTGGAAGGTGTGGGACAGGCGCACCGACATCGCCTCGCGCCGATAGACCTTGCCCGGGGCGATGATGCGCAGCGGCGGCTGGCGGCTCTCCATCACCCGGATCTGCATGGGCGAGGTCTGGGTGCGCAGCAGGAGGTTATCGGCGACGTAGAAGCTGTCCTGTTCGTCCATCGCCGGGTGCTCGGTGGGGTAGTTGAGGGCCTCGAAGTTGTAGTAGTAGGACTCCACCTCCGGCCCGTCCACGACCTCGAACCCCATGCCGACGAAGATGCCCTTCATCTCCTCCAAGACCTGAGTCAGCGGATGGCGATGGCCGATGCGCCGGCACCGCCCCGGCAGGGTCACATCGAGGGCGTCGGCGGCCAGCCGCGCTTGGCGCTCCTCCGCCGCGATCGCGACCGCGCGCTGGTCAAGGGCGGCGCGCAGGCGCTCCTGCACTTCGTTAGCGAACCTGCCCACCACCGGACGTTCCCCCGGCGACAGGTCCCCCAGGCCGCGCAAGATGCCGGTGAGGGCGCCCTTGCGCCCCAGGTAATCCACCCGCACCTGCTCCAGGTCGGCGCTGGAGGAAGCGTCGCCGATGCGCGAGATCGCCTCCTGGTGCAGCCGCCGGATCATGTCGCGCGCGTCCATGACATCCTCCTCCAATCATCACCGCCGGACATCGGGAATATGAACCACGAAGGCACAAAGACTCAAAGAACAGATTCGAGATCTCAGATGTGTCGTTTCCGTTTCCTTCGTGTCTTTGTGGTCAGACCAAGTCAGCGCTGTCTCATGAAAAAGCAAAGCCCAAAGCCAGGGACGAAAGCTTTGGGCTCCGTGGTACCACCCTACTTGGCCGCGCGCATGAAGGCGCGACCCACTCCGCGCCCGCTAACGGGGGCCACCGGCCAAGGCTACGCAGGGACGCAGGATGACAACCGTGATCCCCTTCACCCCGGCGGCTCAGGGGCGAACTTCCGCCGCGCGCACCCGGGAGGGTTTGCAGCCGGTGACCCTCCCTCTCTGCGGAGCCCGGGTACCCACGGCAAGCCGTGGGTGCGACGTACTCTTCCCCGTCATCGCCTTTGCGATTTGCGACAGGATACCACAATCGCCGCGCCGGCGCAACGGCCGCGCCTGCCGCCGGCGTCGTCGCCTACGGCCCGCGGTTGAGCAGGCCGCCGTAGGCGTTGCGCAAATCGAAGACCGGCCCCCCCTCGCGCACGTCGAGCAGCGCCCGGTATTGGCCCACCGTATCGTAGAGGACCAGGCCCTGTCCGCTCGGGCTGCGGCCGAGCTGGATACGCAGCTTGCCGTCGGCGTCGTAGAGCAGCAGGTTGGGGTCCTGCTCCGACAACCCCAGCACCGTGCGCCGCTGCCCCTTTTCGTCGAGGAAGGTCAAGGCGTGCTCCCCCGGCTTCTCCAAGCGCAGGGTCGCCTGGGCTTTGCTGTCCGGGTCGAGCAAGCTCAGCGCCGGCCGCCCCCGCAACAGGGAGAGACCGACACGAGCGATGGTCCTCTCATCCGCCAGCAGCAAGCGGGGACCCAAGCTCCCCACGTTGAGGTCCACTCGCGGGCCGCCGGTGGCGTCCATCATCTCCAGCCGCGGCACCTCCACCCGCTCCGGGCCCTCGGGGCCGATGCTCAGCACCGTTCGCACCTTGCCGTGGGTGTTGTAGAGCGCCAGCAGCGCCCCCCGCTGATCCAACTTCAGCGTCTTGCTCAGCCCCTCGTCCGGCACGCCCAGCACCGCCCGTACCGTGCCCTCGGCATCGCGCACGACAAAGCGCTCGGCCTCGACGATCGGCGGCGACGTCGCGCCCATCACCAGCAGCCCGCCCAGCAGCGCCGCCACGGCCACGCCGCCCCACCTCAGCCGCCGGTTCTGCCGCTCCAGGCGCTCCAGCCTTCCGATGACGTTTGCGAATCCAGCATCGTTCATCACGTTTTCTCCTGGCGGTGCAACCCCGCCGGCGGGCGCCCGGTCGTGTCTGTCATCCGGGGGCGATGCGCGAGCCGCCCGGTCCCCACCGCCGTCATCATTCGTACCCCCGATCGGGAGATGCGGGGATGGCCATTGATCTCTTCCACGCCCGCGGCGAGCTTCCTTGGGGCGGGACGGCGGTGGCGAGGTGCGCAGGGAGGGGATCGCGTGGTCGCGCCTGGCGCTGCTCCCGGCGCTGCTGGAGAAAGCGCCGCGTGTGCTTGAGGTGGCAGCGCGCGCAATCGCGGTGCTCGCTTGCCGGCAGATGCAGCGGCGGCCACGCCGCGAGCACCAACGCGACGAGGGCAACCCAGACGCGGATCCCCCAACGCCGCCAGGCCAGCTGGGTGGCCTGGAACTCCTCCAGGCTGCGGAAGGGCCGGTGTCGCCAAGCGAGTTCATTGCCGTGCTTGCCCAGGTAGATGGCGAAGGCGAGGACGAAGACGGCCGCGACGGGGGTGACGGAGATCACCGCGGCCGCGATCGCCAGCCGTCTGAGCCGGTGGGCGAAGGGCCAGATCCCCAGCGGCGTCGCCAGACACGCGCCCCAGTTCCAGCCCCGCACCTGGGGCAGGAGCGCAGGGTCATTGCGGGAGGGAAGAGCTGTCACCGGTCGTTCGATGATCGGGCCTGTGGTTGGCAAAGGAGTATGGTCCGCTTGCACTCTATCATCGGTCGGGGGCGCCGTCAACCGGGGCGGGCGCGGGGGCAGGAGCTCCGTTTTGGTGCTCGGTGGCGATCATGCACCGTGGCGTAGGGGCCGATCTCCCGCCTTCGCGGGCCTCGAAGCCCAGCTTCGGTGGGCGAAGTGGCCTGATCGGCCCGTCCGAGCGTGTGTCCGCACCGCGGGTCGGCCAGGAGGCCGACCCCTACAAATCGGGCTACGGCCTCATAAACGGAGCTCCTGGGCGCGGGGGGGTATGTTCACGAATCTTTGGTCTGTCCGCCAACCCATGTGGGACAGCCGCCCCCGGCTGTCCTGGCGCCGCAAGCGCGGCGCCTATTCACAGGCGAGGGCGCCCGTGCCACATCCGGGAGTGCATCGGTCGCCTGGGTAGCGGGTCAGTTTGAACCAAGCAGGGTAATGCCCCCTAGATGGCTAAGCCATACTCCGGCAAGCATAAGCGTGATACCAGCCCCAATCCATCTGAACCCAGAACGCTGAAGCCTGTCCCGCTCCAAGAGGAGGGTACCTTGAACCGCAAGAAGCAGGCCGCACCACCAGCAGATGGCCGCAACCAGAAGGGCCAACCAGCCCCACCACCGTGGTGGAAGCGCCCGACAACGACTGATTGGCTCATGGGTGTCTTCACTGTCGTACTCGCCATTACTGCCGTATTGCAGTACCTGGTATTGCGCCAGACCATCGCGATGTCGCGGAACGACCAACGGGCATGGGTCGGGGCGATAGACCCTGTCGTTGTGCAACTCAAAGACGCCTCTCTGAGAGTCTCTGTTACCATCAAGAACCTTGGCCGTACCCCCGCACTGAATGTGGTCCCCCAGATTCATGTGCGCACCCTTCCAGCCTCCGACTCGTTCGCGCCAAGCCTCCCCACCAAGCCGACAGACCCGGATACCCGCGCCGCCCTTCAACCGGGGCAGCAACTCACCCTCGGGCCCGGCGAGGTTCCGCCCATTCCGGTAAACCTTGCCAACGAGATAAACGCTGGCAATACACGGTTCTATGCTTTCGGCGAGGTCTTCTACGATGACGCGTTTGGCGAATCTCATACCACCACGTTTGCCTTCATGTTGCTCCCTACCCTTTCCACTTGGCGCGTTCTGAATAGATACAATACCGCCGACTAGAAGCACCGCCAACCCAATGCAGGGGCGGGAGAACTTAGCGGCCCTCATAGTCAGCCTATGCCCCCTCGAACACAGCTTGAATCCGAACTGACCCACTACCGTCGCCTGTGCACAGTTGACCCAACCAAAGAAGAATGCTCACACGGGGGCGCGGGGCGGGCGCGAAGCAGCGCGCGGCGGGCCGTCGGCGCGATGCTTGTGATATAATGGCGGTGCCGCGGTACGGATCGGGGGTCGCAGCCGGCGGCGCGCGGGGAGCGTGGACGAGGATGGAGGAGATCTACTCGGAGCATGAGTTGTGCCGGGACGGCGATGTCCTGCAACTGCTGCCGCGGCAGGTGTGCGAGCGCCTGGGCGTGTTCCCGGTGGCGGAAGAGAACGACATGCTGGTGGTCGCCATGGCCGATCCCGCCGACTTGCCGGTGATAGACGAACTGACGCGCGTGACCGGGATGAAGATCCACCCGGCCAAGGCGGGGCTGGATGTCATCAAGCGCGGGATTCTGCGCTACTACGGCGACGAGATGGAGGAGATGGAGTCGGCGCTGGCAGGGCCGACCCAGACCGCGGCGGCCAGCGGCTTTGCGGGGCTGACGGACGCGGCGCCCGCCGTGGGGGCGGTGGACGCGCTGCTGGAAGCCGCCGCGCGCGAGCGCGCGAGCGATATCCACATCGAGCCTCACGCCCGCAAGCTCTTGGTGCGCCTGCGGGTGGACAGCGTCATGTATGACCACATGACGCTGCCGATCGAGTACCACGCTTCGATCTCGTCGCGGCTCAAGATCCTGGCGCGGCTTGACATCGCGGAAAAGCGCCTGCCCCAGGACGGTCGCTTCGAGGGCCGCTTCAACGGCCATCCCTTCGACGTGCGCGTTTCGACCGTGCCCTCGGTCTTCGGCGAGACGGTGGCGCTGCGCATGCTGCCGAAGTACTCGTCCATGCGTCGCCTGCGCGACCTGGGGCTGGACGCCGACCACCTGGAGCTGATGGAGGACATCGTGCGCCGCCCTTACGGGATGATGTTGGCGGCGGGTCCCACCGGCAGCGGCAAGACCACCACCCTCTACGCCGCGCTGATGAAAATAGACCGCATCAGCAAGAACTGCATCACCATCGAGGAGCCGGTGGAGTACCAACTCCCGCGCGTGACCCAGATCCAGGTGCACCCCAAGATCGGCCTCACCTTCGCCGCCGGCCTGCGCCACATCCTGCGCCAGGACCCCGACGTGGTGATGGTGGGCGAGATCCGCGACCCGGAAACCATGCAGATGGCGATCCAGTCGGCGCTCACCGGCCATTTGCTGTTCAGCACCCTGCACTGCAATGACGCGGCGGGGGCGCCGGTGCGCCTGATGGACATGGGGGCGGAGCCGTTCCTGGTGGCCTCCTCCATGTCCGCGGTCATCGCCCAGCGCCTGGTGCGCCGCATCTGCGAGAAGTGCAAGGAGTCCCACCACCCGGCCCCCGCGCTCTTGGGGCGCCTGGGCATTACCGACCCCAATCCCGTCTTCTATCGTGGGCGCGGCTGCGACAACTGCCGCGGCACGGGCTATCGCGGCATGATCGCGGTTTTCGAGATGCTGACCATCGAGGACACCTTGCGGGCCGCCATCGTGCGCAAGGCTCCCGCCTCCGATATTCGACGCCTGGCGCGCGAGGCCGGCTGCCGCAGCCTGCGTGACGACGGCATCCGCAAGGCGCGCGAGGGCGTCACCAGCATCGAGGAGGTGCTGCGCGCCGTGTATATCGAGTCGTAGGACATGCCCGCCGCGTGGAGGGGCTGTCCCCGAATGGGGACTGTCCCCTTCCGGGCGGGTACAGTCCCCGCCAGCACCGCGCCGACCCATGACCGACCACTACTTCGCTCGCGAGCCGGCCTGCGCTCGGCGCCCGTTGGAGATCGGCGCCGAGATCCGCGGCCACCGGTTTTCCTTCCACAGCGACGCGGGCGTCTTCTCCGCCGCCCGCCTTGACCCCGGCACGCGCCTGCTCGCCGAGGTGATGGAGATTGCGCCCGCCGACCGCGTGCTCGATCTCGGCTGCGGCTACGGGGCGCTCGGCATCGTCGCGGCGGTGCTGGCGCCGGCGGGCCGGGCGGTGCTGTTCGACCGCAACGCCCGCGCGGTCGAACTGGCGCGGGCCAACATCGCCCGCAACGGCCTGACCAACGCTCACGCCGTGCTCGCCGACGGCGCCGACGCGGTGGGCGACGCCGCCTTCGAGGTGGTGGTGACTAACCCGCCGGTGCACGCGGGCAACCAGGCGGTGTTCGCCTTCATCGCGGGCGCGCACCGCACCCTGCGCCCGGGCGGGTGGTTGTACCTGGTGGGGCGCCTGCGCCGCGGAGCCGCCACCTTCGCCCGGCGCATGGAGGAGATCTTCGGCGGCGTCGAGGAAGTCGAGAAGCAGTCTGGCTATCGCGTGTACCGCGCGCGGCGCGCGGACGCAAGGTGAGCAAGGAGCGCAGACAGGACTTGCAGGACGCGGCTTACACGCCGCGCTGAATCCTGGCCACAGATGAACACGGATGGCCGCGGATAGGGGAATCTCGCACCTATGGGCACAGCATGCTGTGCCCGTGCCAATCAATCCCCGTGCGCAATGAAGACGCCAAAGCGCCACATGCGCCACACGCAATCGGCTCCGGCGAAGCCGGCCTGCCGGAGCTGCGCAATTCCGCCGTGCCGTGCACTCATTGGCGGTAGCTCCTATCCCGCGGACGCATCGAGTGCAAGACGACTTCGTCGCCGATCACATCGTAGCGAAGGCGATAGTCGCCGAGACGCAGGCGAAACTGCCCCTCGCCGGCGGGCACGCCGACCAGCTTGCGAATGTTCGCCCGGCCATCCAGGGTTGAAAGGATCGGTTTCGAGAAGCTCGATGGCTTGGCGCAAACTCGCGTACACCTGCGGGAATCGCTTGCGAAACCGTCGCACTTCCCGCTCTAGCGCGGGGAGGATGATAACCCGATAGCGACGCGGCACATGATTATTCTGCACCCTCAGCCCTCAGCTCTTCAAGCAACTCTCGGGCGGGGCGTCCGCGGCCGGACTGATATGCCTTCATGGTGGCGCGGATGCGCCGACGCAGGGCGGGATCGGTGGCCTCCAGATAATCCTCCAGTGCGTCTATGTCTATCAGCCCGGCGACGGGGATGCCGTCCTTCTCCAGCACCACGACGTCGCCGTCCACCCGCACGCCGCGAACCAGCGAACCCAGGTTAATCCGAGCCTTGGTCATCGGCATGCGCACCACGCGGTTT
Protein-coding sequences here:
- a CDS encoding GIY-YIG nuclease family protein: MTRQYCVYIMASRSRVLYTGVTGNLLRRVYEHKRGLVPGFTKAYNVTRLVHYEATGDVSSAIAREKQIKGWSRARKIALIASSNPSWADLSEGWYEEEASPQAACVGARGVTDDDAR
- the pheS gene encoding phenylalanine--tRNA ligase subunit alpha: MDARDMIRRLHQEAISRIGDASSSADLEQVRVDYLGRKGALTGILRGLGDLSPGERPVVGRFANEVQERLRAALDQRAVAIAAEERQARLAADALDVTLPGRCRRIGHRHPLTQVLEEMKGIFVGMGFEVVDGPEVESYYYNFEALNYPTEHPAMDEQDSFYVADNLLLRTQTSPMQIRVMESRQPPLRIIAPGKVYRREAMSVRLSHTFHQLEGYAVDRDITFADLKGTLALFVRELFGADTDIQFRADFFPFTEPSADYSVTCGLCAGAGCAVCKHTGWLEIGGCGMIHPNVLRTCGYDPEQVSGWAFGLGVDRIAMRRYGIDDIRLLVDNDMRFLEQF
- a CDS encoding ATPase, T2SS/T4P/T4SS family, with product MEEIYSEHELCRDGDVLQLLPRQVCERLGVFPVAEENDMLVVAMADPADLPVIDELTRVTGMKIHPAKAGLDVIKRGILRYYGDEMEEMESALAGPTQTAAASGFAGLTDAAPAVGAVDALLEAAARERASDIHIEPHARKLLVRLRVDSVMYDHMTLPIEYHASISSRLKILARLDIAEKRLPQDGRFEGRFNGHPFDVRVSTVPSVFGETVALRMLPKYSSMRRLRDLGLDADHLELMEDIVRRPYGMMLAAGPTGSGKTTTLYAALMKIDRISKNCITIEEPVEYQLPRVTQIQVHPKIGLTFAAGLRHILRQDPDVVMVGEIRDPETMQMAIQSALTGHLLFSTLHCNDAAGAPVRLMDMGAEPFLVASSMSAVIAQRLVRRICEKCKESHHPAPALLGRLGITDPNPVFYRGRGCDNCRGTGYRGMIAVFEMLTIEDTLRAAIVRKAPASDIRRLAREAGCRSLRDDGIRKAREGVTSIEEVLRAVYIES
- a CDS encoding methyltransferase, which encodes MTDHYFAREPACARRPLEIGAEIRGHRFSFHSDAGVFSAARLDPGTRLLAEVMEIAPADRVLDLGCGYGALGIVAAVLAPAGRAVLFDRNARAVELARANIARNGLTNAHAVLADGADAVGDAAFEVVVTNPPVHAGNQAVFAFIAGAHRTLRPGGWLYLVGRLRRGAATFARRMEEIFGGVEEVEKQSGYRVYRARRADAR